A region from the Lycium barbarum isolate Lr01 chromosome 8, ASM1917538v2, whole genome shotgun sequence genome encodes:
- the LOC132607206 gene encoding secoisolariciresinol dehydrogenase-like — MASASFLSTIGKRLEGKVAMVTGGASGIGEATAKLFSEHGAKVAILDVQDELGNSVSHALGGSSNCIYIHCDVTNENDIQNAVDKTIATFGKLDIMLCNAGISDEMKPRILDNMKADFERVLSINVTGVFLCMKHAARVMVPTRSGCIISTASISSVVGAAGSHAYCSSKHAVLGLTKNLAVELGQFGIRVNCLSPNGMVTPLAMKAIGLENEELEQALGTLGNLKGVTLRVDDIAKAALFLASDDAKYVSGHNLFIDGGFSVYNPGLGMFKYPEF, encoded by the exons ATGGCTTCTGCTTCATTCCTTTCAACAATCGGCAAAAG GCTAGAGGGGAAAGTAGCTATGGTAACTGGAGGAGCTAGTGGCATCGGTGAAGCAACTGCAAAGCTCTTCTCTGAACATGGAGCCAAAGTGGCCATTCTCGACGTTCAAGATGAACTCGGCAACTCAGTTAGCCACGCCCTTGGAGGCTCATCCAACTGCATTTACATCCACTGTGATGTCACAAACGAAAACGACATCCAAAACGCCGTCGACAAAACCATCGCCACGTTTGGAAAACTCGACATCATGCTCTGCAATGCTGGCATATCAGACGAGATGAAGCCGAGAATCCTCGACAACATGAAAGCGGATTTCGAACGGGTCCTCAGCATTAACGTGACAGGAGTTTTCTTGTGCATGAAGCACGCCGCTCGTGTCATGGTCCCGACACGTAGCGGTTGCATCATCTCCACCGCCAGCATAAGCTCCGTGGTCGGAGCTGCAGGATCGCATGCATACTGCAGCTCCAAACACGCCGTGCTGGGGCTTACCAAGAACCTAGCGGTGGAGCTGGGGCAATTCGGTATACGTGTGAATTGCTTGTCGCCCAACGGGATGGTTACGCCGTTGGCGATGAAGGCCATTGGGCTTGAAAATGAAGAGCTTGAGCAGGCGTTGGGTACGCTTGGGAACCTTAAAGGTGTAACTTTGAGGGTGGATGATATTGCAAAAGCAGCACTATTCTTGGCAAGTGATGATGCTAAGTATGTCAGTGGGCACAATCTATTCATTGATGGGGGATTCTCCGTGTATAATCCGGGACTTGGCATGTTCAAGTATCCAGAattttaa
- the LOC132608310 gene encoding uncharacterized protein LOC132608310 yields the protein MADAWGATVSGGAGMAGEERECERGVAEMVVSGRKINLRKCEIMPNGEVENVKALAQLLNYKVGPLPTPYLGIPLGASNKDKAASNPMIERVEKILPGWQKRYLSKGGKEVLIKSMFSSIPTYFMSLLQAHVGVTEKLEKLQRDFLWNDSRGGKEASLSGLEVCNHTKMLGWP from the exons ATGGCAGACGCATGGGGGGCAACAGTGAGTGGAGGTGCAGGGATGGCAGGAGAGGAACGTGAGTGCGAGAGGGGAGTGGCGGAGATG GTGGTCTCAGGGCGaaaaatcaatcttagaaaatgCGAGATCATGCCTAATGGCGAGGTGGAGAATGTCAAGGCTTTAGCACAACTTTTGAATTACAAGGTTGGGCCTCTACCAACTCCTTATTTGGGGATACCATTAGGAGCATCTAATAAAGACAAAGCGGCTTCGAATCCAATGATAGAAAGGGTAGAAAAAATACTTCCAGGCTGGCAGAAGAGGTACTtatccaaaggggggaaggaagTGTTAATTAAGAGCATGTTCTCGAGCATTCCTACATACTTCATGTCTTTGCTTCAAGCTCATGTTGGTGTTACAGAGAAGTTGGAAAAACTGCAGAGAGATTTTTTATGGAATGACTCAAGAGGGGGAAAAGAAGCTTCACTCAGTGGATTGGAAGTCTGTAACCACACCAAAATGTTAGGGTGGCCTTGA